The following nucleotide sequence is from Komagataeibacter medellinensis NBRC 3288.
CTACCCTGCCGCCAGCGAGGATGAAGCCGTGGCCCTGGCCAATGACTCGCCTTATGGGCTGGGTGGTTCCATCCACACGACGGATGTGGAACGCGGCCGCAAGGTGGCGGCCCGGATTGATACCGGAATGGTGTTCATCAACAGCACCACCGGCACCGCACCCGACCTGCCCTTTGGCGGGATCAAGAACTCGGGTTACGGGCGTGAACTTTCGGAATTCGGCATTGAGGAATTCCTCAACCGCAAGCTGGTCCACACGCCCTGATCCCGGCATGGCGCCCTGCCTGCACGGCAGGGTGCCTTTAAAATAGGAAGAAGTTTTTGGTAAAGCTTTTTTCAAAAGCTTCAGAGAACGCCGCTTTTTCAAAAAAGGCGGTACCCAAAAACTTCTATCCTCTTTTAATACACGCGCCCCGGCGCGTAATGCAGCATGAGCATGCCATGCACCTCATCCCAACTACCCGAGCGCGAATACCCTCCCTCTGCCCCCAGCCGTAACGAAGGCGTAAGCTGGTACATGGCACGCGCCAGAACATTGCCCGCAAGGCCGCCGGTGGACTGACCGGCATAACGCTGCCGGGCCGCAATACCGCCCTGCCCCAGCGGGAACATGGCGGTGGCGTTTTCGGTATAGTGCTGGTAGCCCGCCTCGCCCTTGAACAGCCATGTCCACCGCCCGGCATGCCCGTCATAGGTCAGCGGCATCAGGGCCGCCATAAACGCATGCGGCGAGAAGTAGCCCCCCTGCCCCCACGTAAAGAAATACGTGTTGCGGTGGTAGCCGAAATACACAAGGTCCACCCCCAGCCGCAGGTGCTGGGCATCGTGGCGGTGCCACACCAGCGCGGAGCCACCGGCACCGGCCTCGGCCTCATGGTTGGCTACCGTATTCGTGCCCTGCATCACCGCGTAACCACCACCGGCATACAGGTTGTAGCCCGGCTGTGCCCACTCCAACTGCCCATGCCCGCGGTTGCGCGTCACCCCGCCCCACACCCGTCCCGTACCGGGGTCGCGCGCGCCGGAATAGGACAGCAGGCTGTCGGTCACCGCACGCCGCTCACCCGTCAGACGCAGGGTCAGGTCATGCGTCAGGTGCGGCGTAAGCTCGATCCCGCCCAGCACGTTGGTAGTGGTGAACCCCAGCGGAGTTGAACCGACATCGGCTGCCAGAAACCGCCACTGGTAATGTGCCGAAAGGGCCACACCGGCCACGGCGGCGGGCACATGAAAGCCCGGCCGCACACCGTTGGCCATCACACTGCCATATTGCTGCGCGGTAGTGGCGGAAGCCAGCGGATCACCCGACATGAGCACGCTCGGCATGACCGAAAGCGCAAGCTGGTGCTGGGTGGAGGAGAACGGCACGATGGCGGTCATGGGAATGTTGACCACCGTCATGTGCCCCAGTCCCGGCTGGCCGGAACGGTCACGGATTTCCAGGTTGCCATCCGCCTGTGGCGCCAGCACGCGCCCAAGGTAGCCCGCCTGCCGGTCCAGAGCCTGCACGGGGGTCAGGCGCGGATCATAATGATAAACCTCCGGCATACCGGCCCCCATGCCGGGCACGAAATTCGTGCTGATGTCGGGCCATTCATCGCCTGCCTGTGCGTGGTAGGGGGCACAGCCCGCATCGATGCGCGTGCCGTGGCCGGTGCTGTCGTCCTCACCGTCGCGCACGGTGCAGTCCAGCGTGCGGGCATGCTGCACGTCCGCCAGGCGGCGGCGGTCGCGGCCGTCCAGACCGTCAATCTCAGCCTGTATCTCCCATGTATCGCCCCATTGCGGGTGCATTGCCCGCAGGTCACGGGCCATGGTACGCGCCGTGTGTTCATCACCCGCAGCAAGACTGTCACGCGCAAGGGCGGACAGGGCCATCATATCCTCGGGGCGTCGTGTCAGCGCGCGGCGGTCATACACCACAGCCCTGGCTGGCAGGCGCGCCGCCGCATCAACGCGCCCGCGTGCCAGCAGCAGATCGACATCATCCGGGGTCTGCGCCAGCAGCGGGTCCAGCAGGCGACGGGCAGCATCGGGGTGGCCGCCAATGTCGTCACGGTCGGCCTGCGCAATGGTCAGGCTACGCTGCATGTCACGCAGGGTGCGCGCCTGCGTGGGGGTAAGCGCACGGCCCTGCATGATGGTGGGCAGACTATCCAGTACATGCTGTGCCGCTGGCGTATCGCCCATCTGCAGGAACAGCCCGGCGTAGGACAGGCTCTGGTTCACGCCCACATGCTCCGCGCTGCCCGCAAGGGCACGTTGCAACACGCCCGATATGGCGGACACGGGCGCATGGCGCTTAAGCAGCGCATCGACCACCAGCCGCGCCCGTGTCCCTTCCGGGTCAGGCAGAACGGGCATGGCTTCAAGCATGGGAATAGCCTGTGCGTCATCAACCGGCAGGGTACGGATCTGGTGCCACAGCCTGACCTGCGCCACCCCATCTGCCATCTGGGCGGTCATGTCCGCACGCGGCAGACGGGCCAGCAGTGCATCGGCGCGCGGCATGTCCTGATCCAGCAGGGCGAAGCTGAAGCACGCCCGCAGGTCTTCATCCGTGCGGGGCGCGGGTGTGCACAGCGGGGCCATGAGCGTGCGCGCGCGGGTGGCCTGCCCCTGCGCCAGCCACAACTGGGCCAGATGCAGGCGCAGCCAGCCGTTATGGGGTGCGTCACGCATTGCATGTTCCAGCAGCACGGCACGCTTTTCGGGGTCGGTCTCGATCTCGGCCATGGCACCCAGCATCCCGGCCTCAAGCTCGGTCACGCCGGAGTAGCGCGCGGCGCGCAGGCGGTTCACCCAGATCCTGGCCTCGCTGATCTTCCCTTCCTTGATCAGCACATCGGACAGGGCGGCCGCAGCAGGCATGTCACCCGGTACCATCTGCAACACCGTGCGCCAGTGCGCCTCGGCCTGTGGCAACTGGTGGCGCGACTGTTCTATGATGGCGCGCACCCTGTATGTATCGACAATGCGGCCATGGTCCTTTTCCACGGCGGGCAGCATAGCCCATGCCGCGTCATACTGGTGGCGGGCCACCAGCGCCCATAGGCGGGCAAGCTGCGGGTCACCGCCCGGCGCATCCAGCCCGGCAAGGGCAGTGCGGATGCCCCCGTTATCGGGTGCCAGCGCCTGCGCCTGTGTCAGGAAAGCGCGCGCGGCCTTTATGTCACCCCGGCGCTGCGCCACAAGGCCCAGCCCCTCCAGCGCCTCGGGGCGGGGCGTGTCGGGCTGCATGGAGGCATGGAAGTCAGCTTCCGCCTGGTCCAGTTCCCCATGCGCCAGCGCGCTGTAGCCCGAGCCGACCAGCGCCATGCGTTCGGCCAGTGCGCGGGCGGCTTCCTCTGCCTTCAGGCGGCTGGCCATTTCCGTATCATCGGGGTGCAATGCCAGCCATTCGCGGTAATAAGGCGCGGATTGCGGGTCGGTGCCCATCCATTCCAGCGTCTTGCGCCATGACTGAACCGTTTCATCGCGGATAAAATCCGGCGTGGCGGGGGATGTGGCAAGCGCACGCATGTCCTCTACCGCGTCGGACCGCGTGGCGGGGCGGTAGCTCAGCGCCTGCGCCAGCGCCATACGCACTTCAAGGTCATGGGGTAGCAGGCTGCCCAGCGCGCGCAGGCGCTGCGTGCCCTCCTCATAGCCAAGGATGGAGCCGGACAGCACACGGTCATATTCCACCTCCGCTTCGGGCAGCGGGTGCCCGCCATGGAAGATGGCGCGGTACAGCAGGGTTGCCTGCAGCATCCGGCCCGCATCGGCCATGGCGCGCGCGCATCCGGCCCGCACGCGGGTGCCGCCGCACCGCCACCTGCGGGCAGCATGAACAGGCGGAAATTGATCGTGTTGCGCGTATCAAGAAACAGCGGGCTGACCGGCAGGCTGACAGGACCAAAACCGCCATCCGCTGCCGGGCAGACCACGCCCACATCCTGATTGTTGACACTCACGGCCACAGCAACCCGGCCCGCCGCCTGCCCCATATGCATGGTGCCGGAAATGGCAAGCTGGCCTGCGGTAATAATGATATCGCGCCCCACCCGCGCATCCAGACCCTGCAGCGGGGCATCCGCGCGCAGAACCATGCCGTCCACCTGCCCCATGTCCGCCAGGGTCCGGGTACGGGTAACCGGTTGGTGCGAAACCCGGTCCACATCCGCAACACTCAGCAACCCGTCATCTTCCACGCTAACGGAGCCTTCGGCCGCCTCCACCGGGGCCATGTCCGGCGGCGTGACGGGAACGGCCTGCGCGCGTGCGCCCGTGGCGCACAGGGCAAACAGGGCCAGGGCCGCGAGCGTCCGGCCCGCATTGCGCAGCATGACCGTGCGGTCTGGCGGAATAACAAGCTGCTGGCGGGGCAGATACTCTTCCGGCGTAGGCTTTCCCTGCGTCACGGGAGCAGGCTGCGGGGTTGCTTCATGCGCGCGCGGAGCGGGGCGGAACAGCGCGCAGATGCTGGCCACCAGCAGGTACAGGCTGTGCAGCGGCTGGTCGGGCGCAAAATCGGCCCAGTCGGCCCATGCATCATCACGCCCGAACACAAGACCCACCACCTGTCGCTCCGTGGCAAGGTCGGGCACGATCCATGCAAGGTGGGCGCGCGTACCGTTCCGGGCAATGATGGTGGCGCGCAGCGCAAGCGGGCCGGATGCCAACGTGGCGCGCAGGCAGACCTCATCGCCCACCGTGGCAGGCAGTGTCGCGGGCAGGTCAAGCTGGCAGCCACCCATCGATACATCCACACTGCGGCACACAACGCCCTGCTCCGCACCCATGGACAGCGTGAAGGGAATAGCGGCCGCAACACGGTGGTTGCGCCGGCACTGGCGGGTTTCGCGCGCGGCGGCCACGCCACCCAGCACGATGATCAGGCTGAACAGCACCCAGATGGAATTGACGGCCATGGCCCGAAACACGAGCGTTTCATGGTAATGGGTAATCGCCGCCCAGATACCGCAGACCAGCCCCACCGCCAGAATGGTGGCCATGATCACGCCGGGATAGGCTGCGCGCCACTCAAAGCGCTCGCGGTCCAGCAGGCCGCCCTTGTCGGTTACATTGAACTTGCCCTTGTGCGGAGCCAGCAGGGTGACGAACGTCATGCGCACAAGGAAGGGGGCGAGCATGGATTCGTAAATCTCGCTCCAGAACGAATACCGCCACCGCCCCTGCAGGCGCGACATGGTCATGGTAGTATGGAACAGGTGCGGCAGGGCATAGACCGCCAGTTCATAAGGCGAGGCCGCGATCATGGTCACGCCCAGAAACAGGTACGCAAGCGGCGCCATAAGGAACATGATGCGCGGTATGGCGAAGAAGTAGTTCGTGGCCGCCGCCATGTAGCAGATCCGCTGCGTCAGCCGCAGGCCACGGCCCAGCATGGGATTGTCGATCCGCAGCATCTGGATCATGCCGCGCGCCCAGCGCACGCGCTGACCCACCTGAAGCAACAGGGTTTCCGTCTCCAGCCCTGCCGCAAGCGGTTCGCGCAGGTAGGCGGTCCCCCAGCCCTGTCGCTGCATGCGCAGGGCGGTGTGGGCATCTTCTGTCACGGTCTCGGTCGCAAAGCCGTTGATGGAGGTAATAGCCCTGCGCCGCAGCAACGCGCATGACCCGCAGAAGAAGGTGGCGTTCCAGAAGTCGTTGCCATCTTGCAGCAGGCCATAGAACAGGTTGCTCTCGGGCGGGACCTGCATGCCGCGGCTCATGTTGCGACGGAAAGGATCGGGGGAATAGAAGTGATGCGGTGTCTGCAGCAGGGCGAGATTGGGATCGGCAATCATCCACCCCACGGTCTTTTTAAGGAAGCTGCGCACGGGCACATGATCACAATCGAAAATGGCGATGATGTCGCCCGTCGTCATGCTGATGGCGTGGTTGAGGTTGCCCGCCTTGGCATGCTGGTTTTCCGCGCGGTTGATATAGCCCGCACCCACCTGCATGGCAAAATCGCGAAAGGCGCGCCGCCGCCCGTCATCAAGGATGTAAACATTGAGCTTATCCGCCGGCCAGTCCATGCTCAGGCACCCCAGCACCGTGGTGCGGACGATCGCGATATCCTCGTTATAGGTGGGCACATAGACATCGATAACAGGCCATGTGCTTTCATCTTCCGGCATGGGGTGAACCTGCCGGCGCAGCGGCCATGCCAACTGAAAATAGGTAAAGCCGACCCGGATGGTAGTATAGATTTCCCCCACCGCCAGCGCGAGCACCAGCACCGTCTGCAGCGCGCCATCAAAGTCCAGCGTGGAGGTGAACCGCCAGACCAGATAGCGCCCCGAGACCACAATGGACAGCACCATGAGGAAACAGCGCGACCAGCGCTCATCATGCCGGCGAACAAAGAAAAACAGGGCAGCGCCCCCTACTGCCACGAAGAACTGGTGGTCAGGGGAGAGGTAGGTGAGGCACACCACCGCCATGAGCAGGGCAAAGAGCGGACCGGAGACAAGGGGGGACTTTAAAATACGCCAGATCATGGAATCTCAGGACTGTACTATCGTGTCATTGGCAGGTTGTTCGGAAAGCGGGCCAGTGTCTGCACAGGAGCAGGTTCCTGCCTTATGGATTAACATCCATGACCACCGGAACCAGCCAACGGGAACCATTCATTACATGATCATTACTCATGAAAATCCTGCTTTCACTGAAATACACTAAACAAATTTGGAATTATATTTTTATTATATTAATTCTTGTACCCATTATACTGAAAATATTTTCCTGTCAACGCCTGTCTAATGAAACGAACAAGATGTTCCCTGCCCTGTTCTGGTCCATGGAAGCGTGATCAGAATGACGGATGCCGGAGCGGCACGCCTGATGCAGGATTTATTTCCCAAAGCACAAGGCAGAACCACCATGGGGCGGGCTACTGACTACAGACACCACGCGCTATGGTTGCATCAAGACCTATTTGTAACCACAGATACCTGATGCAGACAGGTTTTGACTTCCCGCCTACCTTCACCGCACGCGTCCTGCCCTGTTAACTGCCGTGTTTCCAGCTCTGCTGGCCAGTGGTACGGTTTTTGCATTGCCCTGCCCCGGCCCATGCGTCATGGTCACAAAGGATTGGCTTTCCCAGACCATTCGATGGCGCAACACTCGGAGAACGTGACGGTTTGCGCCTCGGTGGCGGGCAGCATCGGGTCGGGGGCAGCACGGAGCGGGCCTTCTCGCATGCCACACGCCAGAGTTGTGCCCGATAACAAAAAAAGGAAATTCCATGTTCCCTCGCATTCGACAGTTCGCCCTGCTGGCCTGTGGTGTTGCAGCTTTCGGCACCTCCGGCCTGTATGCGCGCGCACACGCGGCCGATACTGCCGCAGGCAACCTGCTTGGCACCGATGGCGCGCCACATGGCAACGTACAGGTAACTGCCGCCCCCCATGGCGTGCTGCTGCGCATTACGGCGCAGGGCCTGACACCCGGCTGGCACGGCATACATTTCCATGAAAAAGGTAGCTGCGAGGCACCAAAGTTCACCAGTGCGGGCGCGCATGTTCATGCCACGACGCCCGTGGTGCATGGCCTGCTGAATGCCGATGCCAATGATGCGGGCGACCTGCCCAACCTGTTTGTCGGGCGTGATGGCAAGGCCACGGTGGAGATGTATTCCACGCTGATGACCCTCAACGGCACAGATGGCCACCCTGCGGTGCTAGATGCCGATGGCACGTCCCTTGTCATCCATGCCAAACCCGATGATTACCACAGCCAGCCCATTGGTGGCGCGGGGGACCGCGTGGCCTGCGCCGTACTACGCTAGCAACTGTGTTTAAGCGGCGGCGGCACTACGCGCTTTCTCCCAAGCCTTTTCTTTAGCGGGGGACTGCTCGGCTGCCATCAGCTTTTTAGCCGCTCCCACCTGTGCTCACGGGCTTCGGCCAGAATGATGCTCCCAACGCCATACCGCCCAAAGGTCAGGATTTTCTGTCTGCCATGGATCGCATAGTTGTAGCGAAATGAAATGCTCTCCGCCGGCGTCACCGCGACGCATAACCCGTCGCGGTCATTTATCTTGTAAAGCCTATCCTTCGGCTTGAGGTTGGGCAGTCTGGTATCGGTCAGCATCGGTTCATGGCACTTCAAACAGCGACACCATAATCACAAACCATCGAAATAATCAGATAAAACTATTATTATTTATTTGGTTATCAAGTATATATACATGACATACATAGAATACCCAACACGGTATCAACAGAAATCATGGTACCATTACTTAATAATTACCATGCGCCATGCCATAGAAAATTGCTGCCTGGCGATACCGTTTGGTGCCAGACAATGCTGGACCAAAAAATAAAAAAGCCCGCATTTCTGCGGGCTTTAAGGCACTTTTATGCCGGGTGATGCCACCCTATGCCAGACGCGGGATCATTCCCACTCAATCGTTCCCGGTGGTTTGGACGTAATATCATAAGTAACACGGTTTACACCGCGCACTTCATTGACAATGCGCCCGGCCACGCGGTTGAGGAAGGACATGTCAAAGGGATAGATATCCGCCGTCATGCCATCGGTACTGGTCACAGCGCGTAGGGCGCAGGCGTAATCATATGTACGCCCATCCCCCATTACGCCCACGGTACGAACCGGCAGCAGCACGGCAAAGGCCTGCCAGATGGCGTCATACAGACCGGCCGAACGAATTTCCTCAAGGAAGATCGCATCAACACGCCGCAGCAGATCCAGCTTTTCGCGCGTGATGGCTCCGGGAATGCGGATGGCAAGTCCCGGCCCGGGGAACGGGTGGCGCCCGACGATCACTTCGGGAATGTCCATCTCCCGGCCCAGTTCACGCACCTCGTCCTTGAACAGTTCACGCAGCGGTTCAACCAACTGCATCTTCATACGTTCGGGCAGCCCACCTACATTGTGGTGCGACTTGATGGTGACCGACGGCCCACCGGTAAAGCTCACACTCTCGATCACATCGGGGTACAGCGTACCCTGCGCCAGGAAGTCGGCCCCGCCCAGCTTGGCCGCTTCTTCCTCAAATACTTCAATGAACAGGCGACCTATGGTCTTGCGCTTGATCTCGGGGTCGCTCACCCCTTCCAGCGCATTCAGGAACAGATCCGATGCATCACGGTGGATCAGATGGATGTTGAAGCGGTCACGGAAAGTGCGGATCACCTCATCCGCCTCGCCCGCGCGCAGGATGCCGGGATCAACGAAGATACAGGTCAACTGGTCGCCAATCGCCTGATGGATCAGCACGGCGGCAACGGAAGAATCCACCCCGCCCGACAGGCCGCAGATCACCCGCCCCTTACCCACCTGCTGGCGGATACGGGCAATCTCCATGTCACGGAAACCCGCCATGGTCCACGTGCCGCGACAGCCCGCCACATCGTGGGTAAAGTTGCGCAGCAGCGCCGCACCATGGGGGGTATGCACCACTTCGGGGTGGAACTGCATGCCGTACAGGCGGCGACCTTCATCGGCAATGATGGCGTACGGCGCACCTTCGCTCACGGCCACGGCCTGGAAGCCCGGCGGCAGTTTTGTCACACGATCGCCATGACTCATCCAGACCTGTTCACGCCCGCCGCGTGCCCATGTGCCACGGAACAGGGCACAGTCCTTGATGATATCGATATGCGCACGGCCGAATTCACGGTGTTCGGAAGATTCCACCACCCCACCCAACTGGCGGCACATAGCCTGCTGACCGTAGCAGATCCCCAGCACCGGCACATTCAGCGCAAAGACCACATCGGGTATGGTGGGCGCGTTCTCGTCCAGCACGCTGGCCGGACTGCCAGACAGGATGATACCCTTGGGCGCAAAGGCACGGATCTTGTCCGCGCTGGTGGAATACGGCCAGATTTCGCAATACACCCCGCTTTCGCGCACGCGCCGGGCAATCAACTGCGTGACCTGGCTGCCAAAATCCAGAATCAGGATACGGTCTTCATGCAGGGCTTCATCAAGGGCTGCCGGGGGGGCGGTATTCACGGTCTCGGTCATCATGTACCTTTCGGTCGCGGCATTATCAACAAGCTAGGCTTCCAGCATGAGCTGGCATCATAGTGCAAGGATGGGATAGTCTTTCGTGCCCGGATAGCACAATATAAAGAATCAAGGCAGGGCGGTCTGCGTCCCTGCACACCGAAAAACCAGACCACAGGGCTATTTCATGACTGCGCGCCTTTTCCCGCTGCCTGCGGCCTTCTTCTGCCTTGCCTGCCTTGCCCTGCCCCCCGTGGCAAGGGCCAGCAGCCCGCTGGGGCTATGGACCGGCCAACTTGTGACCGACCAGGGCAGTTGTGACGAGACGCGTGACACCTCCACTTTCCAGATAGAAAAAAAGCGGGTCACCTTTACCCCCGCCGATGGCTCGATCTTGCTGACTGGCGTGCCAGAAGCGGACCATGCCCACTACCATGCCGAAGCGCTGGTCCGGCAGCCCTCCGGCGCACCCTTTCCCATGGTGTTCGAGGCCCATCCCGAAGGCAAAACCATAGTCGGCACCTACGGTACCCCGCGCTGCCGTGCCCATATCGTGCTCAAACGCTAGCCGCACCCCTGGGGCCTGTGTTCACGCAATCGGGAAGATGGTGGTCCGACATAGGCATGGATGCGTGGGCCTGATCCTCTATATTCCTTAATTATGTCTGATAACATGACACTTGCCGGAGCGGTGCTGTCCATTATCGTGCGCGACGGGCGCATGCTGCTGGTGCGTCGACGCAATCCGCCCGATCAGGGGCTGTGGGGCTTTCCCGGCGGCCGCATTGAACATGGGGAAAGCTATCTGGCTGCCGCCGCACGGGAACTGCGCGAGGAAACCGGCTTTGAAACCCATGCCGAGGGCACGCTGACCGCCTTTGACCTGATTGACCGCGATGCTCACGGCCAGATCCGCTTCCACTACCTGATTATTGCGGTGAAATGCCACGACAATGGCTGGAGCGCGATCCGCGCCGGCGATGATGCCGATGATGTGGACTGGTTCGACATGGCGCAGGTGCATGCCAACCCGTCCGCTTTCTCGCCCGGGCTGCCTGAACTGGGGGCACTGGCCCTGTCATCGCGCGGGATCGCCCCATGGCCCGTTGCACAACAGACCCGCCTGTCTGAGACCACGGCCGCACAACAGCCTGAAAGCATCCTGTCATGACCCAGATTTCCGCCCTGATTGTCGAGGACGAAGCCACGATAGCCGAACTGGTCGCGACCATGTTGGAAACCCAGGGCATTGCCGCTACCATAAGCCCCAGCGTGGCCGATGCCATGCACCGCATCCAGACCGCTGCCTATACGCTTGCACTGGTTGACCTGACCCTGCCTGACGGGCAGCCGGATGCCTTCATCCAGGCGGCCCGTGCCCGGGGCAGTCAGGTCATTGCCATGAGCGGTGACCCGGACCGGCTGGCACATTATGCCCCCCTGCCCCTGCTGGAGAAACCTTTCCGCATGAAGGCATTGCTGGAACAGGTGCGCCAGGCGATGCCGGTTCCGAACTGAGAAAGCATTTTTAAATCAATTATTTATAAATATTAGAAGTTTTGGGCACTGCTTTTTTAAAGACAGTATTCTTTGAAGCTTTTTACAAAAAGATTCAAAGAACACTTTTATGATTTATGCGCGGGCACAACCGGCAGCCGGGCAATCGACTGCTGACGGGTAGCGGGCAGGTCCGGGCGCAGTTGCACGCGATACAGCCCCTCCAGTTCAGCCACCCGGCTCCGGCGCCCCCGCATCACCACGCCCAGGGGCTGGATGACGGCCAAATCCGCGCGCTCGAACTCACGGCGCGGATTGCATACCATAATCCCTTCCCCCGCAGCACCATGGGGCAGGTTGAACAGCGCCCAGCGTGGCTCCATACCCAGCACCACCCGGCCGGGCATGACCGTGGCCAGTTCGGCCGCCGTGCCATAATCACACGCGGCAATGAAGTCTCCCGGCCGAGCCACTGCCCCTATACGCTCGGCCAGTGCGTGCCACCCCGCCATCTGCCGCAGCGCCACATCCGCATGCGCCGAAAGTGGCAGCGGGGCGAATACGGCCTGCACATACACCGCGCCCCCCACCAACATGCCGCCGCCTATAGCCCACCGCCCCCACCGCCAGCCCAGTACGGCGGTACCCACGGCCAGCAGCGGATAGATGATTACCGGCCAGTTGGCCTGCACCCGATCACCCAATGCATGCTGCACGAACACACAGACGGGCACGCCAGTCATACACACCAGCAGCGCCGCACCCGGCGCGTGGCGGGCGCGGCGCAGCAGACACACCATTGCCCACACAAAAAAGATGGCAATACCGGGTGTCATCAATCCCAGTTGGCCGCCCGCCAGTTCCGTCAGGTACTGGAATGCGCGCGCGGGATGCCAGTCCGCCGCCCGCCCACCCTGCCGGGCAAAGCTGACCCAACCGTGCCGCGCGTTCCACCATATGACCGGGGCCATGGCCAGCGCTGTCACACCCGGCGCGGCCACCATGCCCACCATCTGCGCCCGCAGCCATGCGCACCGACCCCACAGCCCCTGCAAGCCCAGCCACACCCCAATTCCTGCCATGGGCAGGATGGCAGTGTATTTGCTATCAAACGCAAGCCCCCCGGCAAGGCCGGCCAGCACCCACCATCCTGCACCTGCACCCGCCACGATGCGTCCCATGCACCACACCAGCATGGAGACAAAGAACAGGACCGGCATGTCTGGTGTTATCACAACTGACTGAATTGCCAGAGCCAGAGTCGCCTGTAACAGCAGGCACGCACGCACCCCCTGCCCCGCCGGTGCATCCGGCACAAGGTCGCGCACCGCACGGATTATGAAAAAC
It contains:
- a CDS encoding cellulose synthase subunit BcsC-related outer membrane protein produces the protein MADAGRMLQATLLYRAIFHGGHPLPEAEVEYDRVLSGSILGYEEGTQRLRALGSLLPHDLEVRMALAQALSYRPATRSDAVEDMRALATSPATPDFIRDETVQSWRKTLEWMGTDPQSAPYYREWLALHPDDTEMASRLKAEEAARALAERMALVGSGYSALAHGELDQAEADFHASMQPDTPRPEALEGLGLVAQRRGDIKAARAFLTQAQALAPDNGGIRTALAGLDAPGGDPQLARLWALVARHQYDAAWAMLPAVEKDHGRIVDTYRVRAIIEQSRHQLPQAEAHWRTVLQMVPGDMPAAAALSDVLIKEGKISEARIWVNRLRAARYSGVTELEAGMLGAMAEIETDPEKRAVLLEHAMRDAPHNGWLRLHLAQLWLAQGQATRARTLMAPLCTPAPRTDEDLRACFSFALLDQDMPRADALLARLPRADMTAQMADGVAQVRLWHQIRTLPVDDAQAIPMLEAMPVLPDPEGTRARLVVDALLKRHAPVSAISGVLQRALAGSAEHVGVNQSLSYAGLFLQMGDTPAAQHVLDSLPTIMQGRALTPTQARTLRDMQRSLTIAQADRDDIGGHPDAARRLLDPLLAQTPDDVDLLLARGRVDAAARLPARAVVYDRRALTRRPEDMMALSALARDSLAAGDEHTARTMARDLRAMHPQWGDTWEIQAEIDGLDGRDRRRLADVQHARTLDCTVRDGEDDSTGHGTRIDAGCAPYHAQAGDEWPDISTNFVPGMGAGMPEVYHYDPRLTPVQALDRQAGYLGRVLAPQADGNLEIRDRSGQPGLGHMTVVNIPMTAIVPFSSTQHQLALSVMPSVLMSGDPLASATTAQQYGSVMANGVRPGFHVPAAVAGVALSAHYQWRFLAADVGSTPLGFTTTNVLGGIELTPHLTHDLTLRLTGERRAVTDSLLSYSGARDPGTGRVWGGVTRNRGHGQLEWAQPGYNLYAGGGYAVMQGTNTVANHEAEAGAGGSALVWHRHDAQHLRLGVDLVYFGYHRNTYFFTWGQGGYFSPHAFMAALMPLTYDGHAGRWTWLFKGEAGYQHYTENATAMFPLGQGGIAARQRYAGQSTGGLAGNVLARAMYQLTPSLRLGAEGGYSRSGSWDEVHGMLMLHYAPGRVY
- the sodC gene encoding superoxide dismutase[Cu-Zn], translating into MFPRIRQFALLACGVAAFGTSGLYARAHAADTAAGNLLGTDGAPHGNVQVTAAPHGVLLRITAQGLTPGWHGIHFHEKGSCEAPKFTSAGAHVHATTPVVHGLLNADANDAGDLPNLFVGRDGKATVEMYSTLMTLNGTDGHPAVLDADGTSLVIHAKPDDYHSQPIGGAGDRVACAVLR
- a CDS encoding Arm DNA-binding domain-containing protein; the encoded protein is MLTDTRLPNLKPKDRLYKINDRDGLCVAVTPAESISFRYNYAIHGRQKILTFGRYGVGSIILAEAREHRWERLKS
- the guaA gene encoding glutamine-hydrolyzing GMP synthase; protein product: MMTETVNTAPPAALDEALHEDRILILDFGSQVTQLIARRVRESGVYCEIWPYSTSADKIRAFAPKGIILSGSPASVLDENAPTIPDVVFALNVPVLGICYGQQAMCRQLGGVVESSEHREFGRAHIDIIKDCALFRGTWARGGREQVWMSHGDRVTKLPPGFQAVAVSEGAPYAIIADEGRRLYGMQFHPEVVHTPHGAALLRNFTHDVAGCRGTWTMAGFRDMEIARIRQQVGKGRVICGLSGGVDSSVAAVLIHQAIGDQLTCIFVDPGILRAGEADEVIRTFRDRFNIHLIHRDASDLFLNALEGVSDPEIKRKTIGRLFIEVFEEEAAKLGGADFLAQGTLYPDVIESVSFTGGPSVTIKSHHNVGGLPERMKMQLVEPLRELFKDEVRELGREMDIPEVIVGRHPFPGPGLAIRIPGAITREKLDLLRRVDAIFLEEIRSAGLYDAIWQAFAVLLPVRTVGVMGDGRTYDYACALRAVTSTDGMTADIYPFDMSFLNRVAGRIVNEVRGVNRVTYDITSKPPGTIEWE
- a CDS encoding NUDIX hydrolase, which translates into the protein MSDNMTLAGAVLSIIVRDGRMLLVRRRNPPDQGLWGFPGGRIEHGESYLAAAARELREETGFETHAEGTLTAFDLIDRDAHGQIRFHYLIIAVKCHDNGWSAIRAGDDADDVDWFDMAQVHANPSAFSPGLPELGALALSSRGIAPWPVAQQTRLSETTAAQQPESILS
- a CDS encoding response regulator, with the translated sequence MTQISALIVEDEATIAELVATMLETQGIAATISPSVADAMHRIQTAAYTLALVDLTLPDGQPDAFIQAARARGSQVIAMSGDPDRLAHYAPLPLLEKPFRMKALLEQVRQAMPVPN
- a CDS encoding ArnT family glycosyltransferase, which encodes MWLYSLALLVCVRLVVAGLLPLSPDEAYYRIWALAPAAGYLDHPPMVAIWIRLGMLLAGDTPFGVRLVGVLAGCGLSFFIIRAVRDLVPDAPAGQGVRACLLLQATLALAIQSVVITPDMPVLFFVSMLVWCMGRIVAGAGAGWWVLAGLAGGLAFDSKYTAILPMAGIGVWLGLQGLWGRCAWLRAQMVGMVAAPGVTALAMAPVIWWNARHGWVSFARQGGRAADWHPARAFQYLTELAGGQLGLMTPGIAIFFVWAMVCLLRRARHAPGAALLVCMTGVPVCVFVQHALGDRVQANWPVIIYPLLAVGTAVLGWRWGRWAIGGGMLVGGAVYVQAVFAPLPLSAHADVALRQMAGWHALAERIGAVARPGDFIAACDYGTAAELATVMPGRVVLGMEPRWALFNLPHGAAGEGIMVCNPRREFERADLAVIQPLGVVMRGRRSRVAELEGLYRVQLRPDLPATRQQSIARLPVVPAHKS